TGCCCGTCGAGGACAGCGACGCCATCAAGAAGGTTGCCGGCATCTCCGCCAACGACGAAGCCGTCGGCCAGGAAATCGCCAGCGCGATGGACAAGGTGGGCAAAGAAGGCGTCATCACCATCGAAGAGTCCAAGGGCTTTGACACCGAAGTGGACGTCGTGGAAGGGATGCAGTTCGACAAGGGCTTTATCAACCCCTACTTCATCACCAACCCCGAGAAGATGGAAGCCGTCCTGGAAGACGCCTACATCCTGATCAACGAGAAGAAGGTCAGCAACCTCAAGGACATGCTGCCCATTCTGGAGAAGGTCGCCCAGACCGGCCGTCCGCTGCTGATCATCGCCGAGGACGTGGAAGGCGAGGCCCTGGCCACCCTGGTGGTCAACAAGCTGCGCGGCACGCTGAACATCGCCGCCGTGAAGGCCCCCGGCTTCGGTGACCGCCGCAAGGAAATGCTGCGCGACATTGCCGCTGTGACGGGCGGCGAAGTGGTCAGCGAGGACCTGGGCCACAAGCTGGAAAACGTCACCATGGACATGCTGGGCCGCGCCGCGCGCATCCGCATCACCAAGGACGAAACCACCATTGTGGACGGCAAGGGCGAGCAGAGCCAGATTGACGCCCGCGTCAACGCCATCAAGGGCGAACTGGAAACCACCGACAGCGACTACGCCCGCGAGAAGCTGCAGGAGCGCCTCGCCAAGCTGGCCGGCGGTGTGGCCGTGATCCGCGTGGGCGCCGCCACCGAAACCGAACTGAAGGAAAAGAAGCACCGCTACGAAGACGCCCTGTCCACCGCCCGCTCGGCCGTGGAAGAAGGCATCGTGGCCGGCGGCGGCACCACGCTGCTGCGCATCATCCCCGCCGTCAAGAAGGCCGCTGAAGGCCTGACCGGCGACGAGGCCACCGGCGCGCGCATCCTGATCCGCGCCCTGGAAGAGCCCGCCCGCCAGATCGCCATGAACGCCGGCGAGGAAGGCAGCGTCATCGTGAACGCCGTGATCAACAGCGACAAGCCCCGCTTCGGCTTCAACGCCGCAACCGGCGAGTACGTGGACGACATGGTGGCCGCCGGGATCGTGGACCCCGCCAAGGTGACCCGCACCGCGCTGCAGAACGCCGCCAGCATCGGCGCGCTGATCCTGACCACCGAAGCGATTGTCAGCGACAAGCCCGAGAAGGAAAAGGCCCCCGCAGGCGGCGGCGCCCCTGACATGGGCGGCATGGATTTCTAAAGAGGGTGATGGTTGACCGTCCAAAGGTGATGGTCAACAGCGGGGAGGGCCGGAGTCTTGTACTTCGGCCCTCTCCCATTTAGGGTGCCCACATGGACTTCAGCGCTGCGAGCTTCTTTCTCGATGTTGTTGTCGCTCTCCAAAATTACCTGCCGAGGACTCAGCCGGCGGATCGTCGCATAATCCTTGAAAAATTCGAGAGGGCACTTATCGAAACAGAAATTTATATCAAGAAGATTGAGCGCGCCT
This sequence is a window from Deinococcus multiflagellatus. Protein-coding genes within it:
- the groL gene encoding chaperonin GroEL (60 kDa chaperone family; promotes refolding of misfolded polypeptides especially under stressful conditions; forms two stacked rings of heptamers to form a barrel-shaped 14mer; ends can be capped by GroES; misfolded proteins enter the barrel where they are refolded when GroES binds), whose protein sequence is MAKQLVFDEAARRSLERGVNAVANAVKVTLGPRGRNVVIEKKFGSPTITKDGVTVAKEVELEDKLENIGAQLLKEVASKTNDITGDGTTTATVLGQAVVKEGLRNVAAGANPLALKRGIEKAVAIAIEEIKALAVPVEDSDAIKKVAGISANDEAVGQEIASAMDKVGKEGVITIEESKGFDTEVDVVEGMQFDKGFINPYFITNPEKMEAVLEDAYILINEKKVSNLKDMLPILEKVAQTGRPLLIIAEDVEGEALATLVVNKLRGTLNIAAVKAPGFGDRRKEMLRDIAAVTGGEVVSEDLGHKLENVTMDMLGRAARIRITKDETTIVDGKGEQSQIDARVNAIKGELETTDSDYAREKLQERLAKLAGGVAVIRVGAATETELKEKKHRYEDALSTARSAVEEGIVAGGGTTLLRIIPAVKKAAEGLTGDEATGARILIRALEEPARQIAMNAGEEGSVIVNAVINSDKPRFGFNAATGEYVDDMVAAGIVDPAKVTRTALQNAASIGALILTTEAIVSDKPEKEKAPAGGGAPDMGGMDF